The following is a genomic window from Alkalispirochaeta americana.
CTGCGGACCGGTCCAGGTATGGATTATCGATCGCCCCTTCACCACCCTGGATACCATTGCCTGCCCTCGAGTCCCGTATGGGTCTGGTCCGTTCCGGATCCTCGTAATACACCGGACTCAAGCCTGACATCTCACTGTAGGCATTCATCCAGACAATCGCGTCACGCCAACTAATCATGGTAACAGGCTCGTGCCGCCCCTGCGCGGTGGGCTGCCCTCCTGTCCTGCCACGGCTTCCTTCACGCCCCGGCCGGGCGAAACCATATCCATTATCCTCAGCCCACCGCCTGACGGTGTACCATAACTCGTAGGTTACCTGATAGCGGGCTATTTCAAAGCTCGATATGCTATGGTCAAAGCTGTTCTGTTCCCCTTCCGATCTCTGTCGGAAGACACCACCAGGAACAGAGACCATCTCCCGGAAATCAATATCGGAAAGATCTCGATACGGGCCAACAGGGTTGACCTCGAATCGAACCCGCCGGGAACTGATCATGGTACCCCTGGAGACCACCAGGGAGAGCCAGTAGGTTCCGGGAGTCGAGGCAACCCCCGATGGCCCGATCCTGAGGGATCGCCCCGTCTCACCCGGTATGACCATGCCGTTCAGGTACCATCTGATTTCATCGGGTTCCGAGGCAGGATCCAGAGTCATCTCTATGGTCACGACCTCTCCGTGATCAATGTTCTCAACAAGACCGTCGAGCGCAATATTATAGGGGTTGTTCAGGTCGCCCCCAAGGTTCACCAGAATCGCCCCAGGAGGCGGAGGAGCCTCACCGTATATCAGAAGATCATCCTCGGTCAGGGGAAACACCCCCGACGATTCCTCTCCCTCAATAATCCGCACAGCAACGTGTAACGGCCAGGCCACGTGGTCCCCGTCTTTTAGCAAAAGGTTCAGCGTATAATATCCGGTGTCCCATAGACCGGTATAACTGGCCTCGGCATCGGTGGGGCTGATTACGAAGGAACCGGAGATGTCATGCTCTGATCCTCCCGCCGGTACAAGAGACGCTTCTATCACCGGGCTATCCAGGGATTCCTGTGGCCAGCTGATGAAAATATTCAAGGTTCCCGATCCCTCCAGGGGATAAAGGGCTACATCGGCTTTCGCGGTCGCGCCCGATTCAACCTCAACCGTCGCAGATCCATAGGCGACAACCACCCCGTCGGAGTTTTCCGCCTTGACGGTAACTGTCCAATCACCCTGCGCAAGATCCGAGAAGGTAACCGTTGTACGGGATGAATTAATCCGGTTGCTCTGGACAGGCCCGGGTCCATTCACGCGAACACGATAGGCCTCGATCTCCATTTCTATCTCGGGAAGGATCGTAGCACCGGAGACGAGGGAGGTCTCAAGAGAGACCGTTAGCGATCCTCCCGAGGGTGAGGGAGAACTCCTGGAACCATCGGCCTTGAAGGGGTTTTGACAACCAGCAAGCACTAGCGTCACTCCAATCAGCACCGCAGGGACAATACCATGACGATAAGACCGATACATTCTTCCTCCTCTTTCCTCAATGAGAGACCATGATTTTCGTGAAGACCAAAGAAAAGCACCGGGGCATCCCGGTTTTTTTGAAAAATCTTTTCTGTCCACATACACCATGTACATTGAGGGGGGAGTTTTCGCTTCGGCCATTTGAATATTGCCCTTTCCCCGGCATGGCCCGGACCCGGCGGGCACACTGAACCGCCGGGTCAGTGGTTGCTGAAAGCGGGAGGATACTGAATACTGGGTTTCGTATGAAAAAGACTCCCCTGGATATATCCCGGGTCTCCCGGGAAACTCCCTGGATACCCGGCATGAGCGACAGCCATTTTCACAGCCAGGCCCTGGCAGACCAGGGGCTTGATCCCCGGAAGCTCTTGCGTGAACTTCGCAACCTCGGGATGGGCCCCCTCATGGACGTGGCGATCACCCCCGAGGACACCGACAAGACCGGAGACCTGCCCCGGATTTATCCAGCGCTTTACCGGTCCTGCGGCCTTCATCCGGTGGCATCCTGCCGCGAAGACTGGCGTGAGGCCCTGGCCCTGATCGACCACAAACTTTCACAGGAACCATTTTCAGCTCTGGGCGAGACAGGTCTGGATTGGTACCGAACCTATGCGCCCCGGGAACGGCAGCAGGAGATTTTCGATGCTCAACTTGCCTTGGCATCCAGCCATGGCCTGCCGGTAATCGTTCACAACCGCGAAGCTGATCAGGACTGCCTGGAGGCCCTGAAAAAGGCAGCTCTCTCCCGAGGCGGAATCATGCATTGCTTCAGCTCATCCCCAACTTGGGTGAAATCCTTTGTTGATGCAGGCATGTATATCAGCTTTGCCGGAAACATCACCTTCCCCTCGGCCCGGGAGCTCCGGGAAGCCCTGGTTTGCGTCCCCAAAGAGCGGTTGCTCCTCGAAACAGATGCTCCCTTTCTCGCTCCTCATCCCCATCGGGGGAAACTGAATCATCCTGCCATGGTGGCTTTCACCTACGCAACGGCGGCGGAGCTGCGCGGAGAAAATCTGGAGGATCTTGTCCACCAGGTCTCGGAAAATCTGGAAACCCTCCTGGGCGACCTGCCTCAGTAGGTCCCCGGAAGGATTATCGTGACGCACGTGCCTTGCTGCTCCTGCGACCGAATCTGCAAGGCCCCCCCATGGGCCTCGACAACATTTTTTACCACCACCATCCCCAGGCCGGTTCCTCCGGCAGAACGGGTAAAAAAGGGCTCAAAGACCCGGTCCAGAACGTCGGGGGCCATTCCCACTCCGTTATCCTGAATTTCAAAG
Proteins encoded in this region:
- a CDS encoding SUMF1/EgtB/PvdO family nonheme iron enzyme, producing the protein MYRSYRHGIVPAVLIGVTLVLAGCQNPFKADGSRSSPSPSGGSLTVSLETSLVSGATILPEIEMEIEAYRVRVNGPGPVQSNRINSSRTTVTFSDLAQGDWTVTVKAENSDGVVVAYGSATVEVESGATAKADVALYPLEGSGTLNIFISWPQESLDSPVIEASLVPAGGSEHDISGSFVISPTDAEASYTGLWDTGYYTLNLLLKDGDHVAWPLHVAVRIIEGEESSGVFPLTEDDLLIYGEAPPPPGAILVNLGGDLNNPYNIALDGLVENIDHGEVVTIEMTLDPASEPDEIRWYLNGMVIPGETGRSLRIGPSGVASTPGTYWLSLVVSRGTMISSRRVRFEVNPVGPYRDLSDIDFREMVSVPGGVFRQRSEGEQNSFDHSISSFEIARYQVTYELWYTVRRWAEDNGYGFARPGREGSRGRTGGQPTAQGRHEPVTMISWRDAIVWMNAYSEMSGLSPVYYEDPERTRPIRDSRAGNGIQGGEGAIDNPYLDRSAGGYRLPTEGEWQYGASYQDGTNWTPHNYASGARADHADPAATGAVAWHAGNSDTGEGKKTQPVGTKEANQLGIHDMSGNVWEWVWDWRAEYPGESQVDYRGPSFGGARVLRGVGWDDTVPVTVGFRHEDYPWNARGFGVRPARTVDLSYGIGDFGPAGGRIAYVDEADDFPWTYLEAAPAGTEWSGKPWGGYATEVGLQARGTAVGTGASNTAEIVHTFGDVEPRNNRSDYAARLAHDLIVERNGTIFDDWFLPSRDELNLMYENLHAQGLGGFGDVNYWSSSEISSLDAWRQSFDDGDRGELGKSQIRRVRAARVF
- a CDS encoding TatD family hydrolase, giving the protein MKKTPLDISRVSRETPWIPGMSDSHFHSQALADQGLDPRKLLRELRNLGMGPLMDVAITPEDTDKTGDLPRIYPALYRSCGLHPVASCREDWREALALIDHKLSQEPFSALGETGLDWYRTYAPRERQQEIFDAQLALASSHGLPVIVHNREADQDCLEALKKAALSRGGIMHCFSSSPTWVKSFVDAGMYISFAGNITFPSARELREALVCVPKERLLLETDAPFLAPHPHRGKLNHPAMVAFTYATAAELRGENLEDLVHQVSENLETLLGDLPQ